A part of Neoarius graeffei isolate fNeoGra1 chromosome 8, fNeoGra1.pri, whole genome shotgun sequence genomic DNA contains:
- the gpr101 gene encoding probable G-protein coupled receptor 101, which yields MPTMQDPSMNYNLSAVPWDPGALQPPSLMNSAVKMVAISAIVCMSLFGNVVVLLVFQRKPHLLHVANRFVLNLLLADLLQTVLVMPFVIAATVPEVWPLDTRLCQALVVLMHLFAFTGVNTIIVVSVDRYLAIIHPLSYPTRMTPHLGTNLIALTWLLSLLQSTPPLYGWGAIDFDSHHNVCTMVWSSSHSYSALVATLSFWLPVAIMLGCYWMVFRAARRQNALVHPVQTNHPPDSSPHRQQQQQHLQQEASFSATNTARNRHRRFHYHCKAARVVFVIMASYVLSMGPYTVLNTISIRSSTAVPPWLASLALVLFFLQCCLHPYIYGYMHRSVRKEFLALLCGPRCGQTHPGRGSAVDSCFTVTDGRSAQMHIPSHMTRMCSLQTWEEGTSSSSPTERRSRESHKEAFVSLSSERELTLHCTE from the coding sequence TGCTGTGAAGATGGTGGCCATATCAGCGATCGTGTGCATGTCTCTCTTTGGCAATGTGGTGGTGCTGCTGGTGTTCCAAAGAAAGCCACATTTACTGCATGTGGCCAATCGCTTCGTGCTCAACCTACTACTGGCTGATCTGCTACAAACAGTGCTCGTCATGCCTTTTGTTATTGCTGCTACCGTACCAGAGGTCTGGCCACTGGACACTCGTCTGTGTCAAGCCTTGGTGGTGCTCATGCACCTTTTTGCTTTCACTGGGGTCAACACTATTATCGTCGTGTCAGTGGACCGCTACCTGGCCATTATTCACCCGTTGTCATATCCGACACGCATGACACCTCACTTGGGCACTAACCTGATTGCTCTTACATGGCTGTTGAGCCTACTGCAGAGCACCCCACCTCTCTACGGCTGGGGAGCTATCGATTTCGACAGCCACCATAATGTCTGCACCATGGTATGGTCCTCCAGCCACTCGTACTCAGCACTGGTGGCCACTCTTTCCTTCTGGCTCCCTGTGGCCATCATGCTTGGCTGCTACTGGATGGTGTTTAGGGCAGCCCGGAGGCAGAATGCTTTAGTGCACCCTGTTCAAACCAACCACCCTCCAGACTCCAGTCCCCacaggcagcagcagcagcagcatctcCAACAAGAAGCCTCTTTCTCAGCCACGAATACTGCCAGGAACAGGCACAGACGCTTCCACTACCACTGCAAGGCAGCAAGGGTGGTTTTCGTCATCATGGCCTCCTATGTGCTCAGCATGGGCCCGTACACTGTTTTGAACACCATTTCCATACGTTCTAGCACTGCTGTGCCACCATGGCTGGCCTCACTGGCACTTGTCCTCTTTTTCCTGCAGTGCTGCCTGCACCCATACATCTATGGCTACATGCACCGCAGCGTACGCAAGGAGTTCTTGGCACTGCTCTGCGGCCCACGATGTGGACAGACCCATCCAGGCCGAGGTTCGGCCGTGGACAGCTGCTTCACGGTGACAGATGGGCGCTCAGCACAGATGCACATCCCTAGCCACATGACCCGTATGTGTTCCCTCCAGACTTGGGAGGAAGGGACATCATCATCCTCACCTACAGAGCGGAGGTCAAGAGAGAGCCACAAAGAGGCATTTGTGAGCCTGAGCTCAGAGAGGGAGCTTACTCTGCATTGCACTGAGTGA
- the tm9sf5 gene encoding transmembrane 9 superfamily protein member 5 isoform X1 produces MKPLDLCFRFVCSFIAVSTVSGFYLPGLAPVNFCEEDKQTSDCQNEIQLFVNRLDSVESVLPYEYDVFDFCKDEQEKRPSENLGQVLFGERIETSPYKFKFRKDEPCHTVCTKEYDASKQEDKTNLDFLKRGMELNYQHHWIVDNMPVTWCYDVEDSQKYCNPGFPIGCLVTFDGRSKDACVINSEFNKKNTFYLFNHVDITITYHSGGNESWRGTRLVGARLEPKSIKHSEENSQSCEGPPMDIPKEFTGHLKVTYSYSVKFEHTDKIKWASRWDYILVSMPHTNIQWFSIMNSLVIVLFLSGMVAMIMLRTLHKDIARYNQVDQADLVKINRHSGFAYEDAQEESGWKQVHGDVFRPPRSGMLLSVFLGQGTQIFIMTFITLFLACLGFLSPANRGALMTCAVVLWVLLGTPAGYVSARLYKSFGGEKWKTNVLLTALLCPGIVFADFFLMNLILWVEGSSAAIPFGTLASILALWFGVSVPLTFVGAYVGFKKPMIEMPVRTNQIPRQIPVQSFFTKPIPGIIMGGILPFGCIFIQLFFILNSIWSHQMYYMFGFLFLVFIILLITCSEATILLCYFHLCAEDYHWWWRSFLTSGFTAVYLFIYAVHYFFSKLQIHGVASTILYFGYTTIMVLIFFLFTGTIGFFACFWFVNKIYSVVKVD; encoded by the exons ATGAAGCCCTTGGACTTGTGCTTTAGATTTGTGTGCAGTTTCATTGCTGTTAGCACTGTCTCTGGATTTTACCTTCCGGGTTTAGCTCCGGTTAATTTCTGCGAAGAGGACAAACAAACCAGTGACTGCCAG aATGAGATCCAGCTGTTTGTAAACCGGTTGGACTCTGTGGAATCCGTCCTGCCCTACGAGTATGACGT ATTTGATTTTTGCAAAGACGAACAGGAGAAGAGGCCCTCAGAAAACCTTGGCCAGGTGTTATTTGGGGAGAGAATTGAGACGTCACCTTACAAG TTCAAATTCAGGAAAGATGAACCATGCCACACAGTGTGCACCAAAGAGTATGATGCATCTAAACAGGAAGATAAAACTAATTTGGACTTTCTTAAGAGAGGCATGGAGCTCAATTACCAGCATCACTG GATTGTTGACAACATGCCTGTAACGTGGTGTTATGACGTGGAGGACAGTCAAAAGTACTGTAATCCTGGCTTTCCCATTGGTTGCTTAGTAACCTTTGATGGACGATCTAAAGATGCCTGCGTGATCAAT TCTGAGTTCAACAAGAAAAATACTTTCTACCTCTTCAACCATGTGGATATCACAATAACCTACCACAGTGGGGGAAATGAGAGTTGGAGAGGTACTCGGCTGGTTGGTGCTCGACTGGAGCCAAAAAG CATTAAACACAGCGAGGAAAACAGCCAGTCGTGTGAAGGGCCGCCCATGGACATACCGAAAGAGTTCACTGGTCATCTGAAAGTGACCTACTCTTATTCAGTCAAGTTTGAG CACACAGATAAGATCAAATGGGCTTCAAGGTGGGATTATATTTTGGTGTCCATGCCTCATACAAACATCCAGTGGTTTAG CATCATGAACTCTCTGGTCATTGTGCTCTTCCTCTCTGGCATGGTGGCGATGATTATGTTGAGAACGCTACACAAGGACATTGCCAGGTACAACCAGGTGGACCAG GCAGACTTGGTTAAGATCAACCGACACTCAGGCTTTGCATAT GAGGATGCCCAGGAGGAGTCAGGATGGAAGCAGGTACATGGGGATGTGTTCAGACCACCCAGGAGTGGCATGCTGCTGTCTGTCTTTCTCGGGCAGGGCACCCAGATTTTCATCATGACCTTCATCACACTCT TTCTAGCATGCCTTGGATTTTTGTCTCCAGCGAACAGAGGAGCCCTTATGACCTGTGCGGTTGTACTGTGGGTCCTCCTGGGAACACCTGCTGGCTATGTATCAGCCAGATTGTATAAGA GTTTTGGTGGTGAAaaatggaaaacaaatgttttattgacagcaCTTTTGTGTCCTGG GATTGTGTTTGCGGATTTCTTCTTGATGAACCTGATTCTGTGGGTGGAAGGCTCGTCTGCTGCCATCCCGTTCGGCACACTGGCATCTATCCTGGCTCTGTGGTTCGGCGTTTCTGTTCCTCTCACCTTTGTAGGTGCATATGTTGGCTTCAAAAAACCG ATGATTGAAATGCCAGTACGGACAAACCAGATCCCACGGCAAATCCCAGTGCAGTCCTTTTTTACCAAACCCATTCCAGGCATCATCATGGGTGGCATCCTGCCCTTTGGCTGCATTTTCATCCAGCTCTTCTTCATTCTCAACAGCATCTG GTCTCATCAGATGTATTACATGTTTGGTTTCCTGTTCTTGGTGTTTATTATCCTCCTCATCACATGTTCAGAAGCCACCATTCTGCTCTGCTACTTTCATTTGTGTGCTGAG GATTATCACTGGTGGTGGCGATCGTTCCTCACGAGTGGATTTACTGCAGTTTATCTCTTCATTTATGCTGTACATTATTTCTTTTCCAAACTTCAAATCCATGGCGTTGCCAGTACCATTCTTTACTTTGGCTACACTACGATCATGGTTCTCATATTCTTCCTCTTCACAG GCACCATTGGCTTTTTTGCTTGTTTCTGGTTTGTAAATAAAATCTACAGTGTGGTGAAGGTGGACTAA
- the tm9sf5 gene encoding transmembrane 9 superfamily protein member 5 isoform X2, with the protein MKPLDLCFRFVCSFIAVSTVSGFYLPGLAPVNFCEEDKQTSDCQNEIQLFVNRLDSVESVLPYEYDVFDFCKDEQEKRPSENLGQVLFGERIETSPYKFKFRKDEPCHTVCTKEYDASKQEDKTNLDFLKRGMELNYQHHWIVDNMPVTWCYDVEDSQKYCNPGFPIGCLVTFDGRSKDACVINSEFNKKNTFYLFNHVDITITYHSGGNESWRGTRLVGARLEPKSIKHSEENSQSCEGPPMDIPKEFTGHLKVTYSYSVKFEHTDKIKWASRWDYILVSMPHTNIQWFSIMNSLVIVLFLSGMVAMIMLRTLHKDIARYNQVDQEDAQEESGWKQVHGDVFRPPRSGMLLSVFLGQGTQIFIMTFITLFLACLGFLSPANRGALMTCAVVLWVLLGTPAGYVSARLYKSFGGEKWKTNVLLTALLCPGIVFADFFLMNLILWVEGSSAAIPFGTLASILALWFGVSVPLTFVGAYVGFKKPMIEMPVRTNQIPRQIPVQSFFTKPIPGIIMGGILPFGCIFIQLFFILNSIWSHQMYYMFGFLFLVFIILLITCSEATILLCYFHLCAEDYHWWWRSFLTSGFTAVYLFIYAVHYFFSKLQIHGVASTILYFGYTTIMVLIFFLFTGTIGFFACFWFVNKIYSVVKVD; encoded by the exons ATGAAGCCCTTGGACTTGTGCTTTAGATTTGTGTGCAGTTTCATTGCTGTTAGCACTGTCTCTGGATTTTACCTTCCGGGTTTAGCTCCGGTTAATTTCTGCGAAGAGGACAAACAAACCAGTGACTGCCAG aATGAGATCCAGCTGTTTGTAAACCGGTTGGACTCTGTGGAATCCGTCCTGCCCTACGAGTATGACGT ATTTGATTTTTGCAAAGACGAACAGGAGAAGAGGCCCTCAGAAAACCTTGGCCAGGTGTTATTTGGGGAGAGAATTGAGACGTCACCTTACAAG TTCAAATTCAGGAAAGATGAACCATGCCACACAGTGTGCACCAAAGAGTATGATGCATCTAAACAGGAAGATAAAACTAATTTGGACTTTCTTAAGAGAGGCATGGAGCTCAATTACCAGCATCACTG GATTGTTGACAACATGCCTGTAACGTGGTGTTATGACGTGGAGGACAGTCAAAAGTACTGTAATCCTGGCTTTCCCATTGGTTGCTTAGTAACCTTTGATGGACGATCTAAAGATGCCTGCGTGATCAAT TCTGAGTTCAACAAGAAAAATACTTTCTACCTCTTCAACCATGTGGATATCACAATAACCTACCACAGTGGGGGAAATGAGAGTTGGAGAGGTACTCGGCTGGTTGGTGCTCGACTGGAGCCAAAAAG CATTAAACACAGCGAGGAAAACAGCCAGTCGTGTGAAGGGCCGCCCATGGACATACCGAAAGAGTTCACTGGTCATCTGAAAGTGACCTACTCTTATTCAGTCAAGTTTGAG CACACAGATAAGATCAAATGGGCTTCAAGGTGGGATTATATTTTGGTGTCCATGCCTCATACAAACATCCAGTGGTTTAG CATCATGAACTCTCTGGTCATTGTGCTCTTCCTCTCTGGCATGGTGGCGATGATTATGTTGAGAACGCTACACAAGGACATTGCCAGGTACAACCAGGTGGACCAG GAGGATGCCCAGGAGGAGTCAGGATGGAAGCAGGTACATGGGGATGTGTTCAGACCACCCAGGAGTGGCATGCTGCTGTCTGTCTTTCTCGGGCAGGGCACCCAGATTTTCATCATGACCTTCATCACACTCT TTCTAGCATGCCTTGGATTTTTGTCTCCAGCGAACAGAGGAGCCCTTATGACCTGTGCGGTTGTACTGTGGGTCCTCCTGGGAACACCTGCTGGCTATGTATCAGCCAGATTGTATAAGA GTTTTGGTGGTGAAaaatggaaaacaaatgttttattgacagcaCTTTTGTGTCCTGG GATTGTGTTTGCGGATTTCTTCTTGATGAACCTGATTCTGTGGGTGGAAGGCTCGTCTGCTGCCATCCCGTTCGGCACACTGGCATCTATCCTGGCTCTGTGGTTCGGCGTTTCTGTTCCTCTCACCTTTGTAGGTGCATATGTTGGCTTCAAAAAACCG ATGATTGAAATGCCAGTACGGACAAACCAGATCCCACGGCAAATCCCAGTGCAGTCCTTTTTTACCAAACCCATTCCAGGCATCATCATGGGTGGCATCCTGCCCTTTGGCTGCATTTTCATCCAGCTCTTCTTCATTCTCAACAGCATCTG GTCTCATCAGATGTATTACATGTTTGGTTTCCTGTTCTTGGTGTTTATTATCCTCCTCATCACATGTTCAGAAGCCACCATTCTGCTCTGCTACTTTCATTTGTGTGCTGAG GATTATCACTGGTGGTGGCGATCGTTCCTCACGAGTGGATTTACTGCAGTTTATCTCTTCATTTATGCTGTACATTATTTCTTTTCCAAACTTCAAATCCATGGCGTTGCCAGTACCATTCTTTACTTTGGCTACACTACGATCATGGTTCTCATATTCTTCCTCTTCACAG GCACCATTGGCTTTTTTGCTTGTTTCTGGTTTGTAAATAAAATCTACAGTGTGGTGAAGGTGGACTAA